Below is a window of Macadamia integrifolia cultivar HAES 741 chromosome 8, SCU_Mint_v3, whole genome shotgun sequence DNA.
TACATTAGTTGGCTTTATGTAGGTTCAGTCATGCCTTCAAAATAGAAGCtttacaaattagaaactaaaactGGTATAGGAGtattcaaaaaatagaaaataatacaaGTAGAAACTAGGGAATCGGAAACAAAGGACTTCCAAATCTAAGCTTACTTGCCTGCTAAGACgtaagaaaaggaaactaaacaaTTAGGAAACTCCTTAAACTGCAAACAAATAACTTGTCTTTAAGCAAACACTAACAACTAAAACAATAAAAGGAAGCATCAAAAATAAAACTTGAACTAAGGAAACAAATCCTTAGGACTGCattcaattaaaaattttaacatCGTAACAGTACATTTTTCTAAACATTGCTAATGGAATATGACTTTACAGAATACAAAAGCAcaaagaaaatgacaaagaaaCCAAAGTGAAATAGAAAGCATATAACAGATTTACACCAAATTCAGCACTGtgttatgtctatctctctctctctctctctctctctctctctctctctctctctctctctctctctcttataagaTTCAAGGGCTGAGAATACAATCATGCCAATTATAACAGATTCACAAAGTTCCCAAGAAATCCCTTTAGAGCCCTATAAATCCACCAATGTATATTTAACAAtatgacaaaaataaaagagaaaacaatCATTACGTACGCTGCCATATCAACTTAACCTCAGTCAAATTTGGAACAAGGGAACACCCGGTTAGGAACAAGGGAGCACCcgattgaatttcaaaataggAGGCCACAGGCAATGACAGTacatataaatttcaatttttattttatagataggtgaaacagaaccaaaaaatcaaacagaaaatatgatgtttttctgtttctgagtACAGAAAACGGAAaaactgtttctggaaacaaaatcaaacgggcgcGAACTTTCCCAACCAACTCAGAAAATCAAGTTCAAACACAAGAGTAACACACGATGAATGTATAATGGAGTAGAAGGAAGAGCCATACCCTCGAAGGAAATCTTCTCTGCGCTCTCGTAAAAGTAATCATCAGTAAACTTTTTCTGAAACGAAGAACATGAAACCAAATACTTATAATTTGAGCATTTAGGTTTTCCTTTGGTCTTCCCTTATTTTCAAACTAAATCTATTAGGTCTACTACTTTGaacaaaaataacattttaGTGTCCTTATGGAAGGATTCCTTCAAATATATCATTACATTCATTAATAGATACCACTACTTAAATTTAAACCAAAGAGAGAATAACATATTCAACCATTAATAAAATAAGTTTCACCAAGGGCAGCACTACAGAGTCATGCAAAGCAGAATGCCCATATATCATTCAACCATCACAATGAAATTGCATAATTTCCTATGGCAAACTAAAATGTGGAAGTAAATCTTTGGATTTTCAGTCCTAGTAAATTTCTAAAGACATACATAAACTCATTTCAAATACTACCGAAACGTGAAAGTTCAAATGGATGGAAATTGTTAACATCACCTatccttataaaaaaaaaaacataaacagCCACACATAAAACTCAAATAGAGACACCCACACATGAGATCAAATACTGTTGATCCAAAAATCACTAACTAAAACCGTTCTTCATTGTAGGTGGTGTCCAAATCATTTTCCGGCGCCACTACTACCTGAAAAATATAAGACATGGTCCCACATTATCAATATTGCACtaaacattttttaaaattaatatatgCAATGCATGGACCTCTTGAAAACATACCTTACAAGTTGCCTTGTTATGCCCTAACTGGCCACAATTGCTACATCTATTCTTCCTTCCAGTTGTCATCTCCATTGGATGTTTTGCACGACCTAAATTAGGCCGACCCCTTGTGATCACATCCAAAGGAATATGGATATTGCAATGGGGGTCATGTGTAACATTAGAAGAGGGTTGTGGATCAACAATAGGAGTTTGTAAGTTTGATGCACCCAATTCTCGTAAGATTCTTTGATTCACAATCCTCAACGCAGTTGTAGCAGATTCACATGCTGCCTGTGAACCACTAACTGTGGCTATCAAATTCCTCAAGGCATCTTGAAAAGCCCATGCAGCTGTTACTGATACAGAACCTTCATCACTTAATCTGTCTATCTTATTCGTCAAATCAATCCTTGCATCCATGGTCCATCTTTTTAAGATGTACTGCGAAGGAATCTCCTTGCGGTCTGTCTTATGGAAGACTCTCAAGATGTGTTTGCATAATAAACCCATAAACTCAAACAATTTACAGCTACAAGTTACAACACCTGCATCAATGTCATCCCAAACTTCACACTTATGCTCGTCAGGAATGTCAAAGGGACCGACCAAATACTTTTTCTTTTGACCATGTACTTCTTCTGTGGCTGTCAATATCAGTGCTGCAGACCACTGCTTCTTAAAGATTTCAAAAATCTTCCTCGTATAAACTTTAGATGCATGTATCTCCAAAGGATTACCAACTAACAGTGGAGGTTTTTTGTTGATACTGGAGAAATCACTACTAGCTTCCCTCTCCCTACGTCTTTGTACAGCCTTTTCATATTGTCGTGCAAACTTGTGCAATGGGATTGATTGCTTAAAGTAACCACGAAAGTAATAATTCATCCCCTCGCTGCGTTGTGTGGATGACATGCCAGCAAAGAAAGTACCTTTAAGATATAACGGTACCCAATGAACCCGCTGCTCGTACATTTTCTTCAACCACTCATGTTCAACGAGATTGTAAGCTATTAATAACTCTTGCCAGCTTGTCTCAAATTCATCTTCTGTCTGACTACCATATATACATCTCCCAAAATCCTTTTTAAATGATGGACTTGTCCCATACAAATTGCTCAGGTGTTCCATAAAATGTTTTTGCACATGCCATGAACAGTACCTATGCTTTGCATTTGGAAACACATGTGGAATGGCCCTCAAAAGTGATGGACATTGGTCTGTAATAATTGCCACAGGTGGTCGATTATCCATTGCTTTCAACCACGTAGAGAATAACCAAATAAACGACTCAATTGTCTCATCTGCTATCAACCCACATCCAAACAAAGTAGTCTGACCATGATGATTTACTCCGACAAAAGGACCAAATGGGAAGTGATATCGATTCTTCTTATATGTTGTATCAAATACCAGGACATCACCAAATACACGATATGCAGCTCTTGCCTGTCCATCAACCCAAAAGATACCTCGCACTGTACCATCCTCTGTTTTGGCTATTTTGCAAAAGAATTCAGGATCACATAGTTTTGTGTGGTGCAAGTATTCCAGAAATCTTTGTAAGTCCACCCcaagaaatttctgatttttcctCTTCATAAAGTTCTTAAATGCCAACTCTGGCAAACCCACCTTGGAGGCTCCACCTGACATAGTTTTCACAACCTCATAAATAGTTGCCGGCCCTATACCACAATCATCTAAAGTGGTCGCAATCTGTACAACCAAGTCTGAGAGCCATTGATGTGATCGAAGCCGATAAGTTTCATCGGGTGCCACGAGGTTATGGTTATGACCTGAAATGAATTGGTCAACAATCAAGCCCCCTTCAATTGATTTTACCCGTAGACGAGCAGGACAACCAATTCTACTATCAGCTCGACGGTtgacttcttttccttcttgccTTTTATCATTGCAGTCCTTAAAACCTTCCCTACTACAAACATACATGCGAGACAAGACATCCCTCTCTTCATTcattccttctttcctttttcttgaccTTTCCACTTTAGATTTTCGAACGCTAAATCCCATCTTCCGAGCATAATTGTTGTAAAATTCATACGCATCATTTTCATTGGTAAAATACTTCCCAATGCATTGTTCCTCTGTGTACTCTACGGGGTTGTCAAAGTGCTTTGTTGAATCATCAACAAGAAAACTTTCACCCCCATCAAcatgctcacttggttcatATGCAAAAACACCATCTTCTATAGCTTCATTGGTCCCCCCATTTTTATCATCAACTACCACACCACTGCTATTTAATTCATTTTCAATATCTTCTACATCTAATCGAATGGCTTCCTCCAAATCCGTGGGACCTTCCCTAGCATACACGTCCTCTACAAAAcaaaatacacaattaaatacAATATTATTTTATATCCTTTGTCATATCAAATGTGTTTTAAGGGAAAACTCACCTAACTCCCTATATGGTATAATATTCTCTACTATAAGTCCATCGACAATAGTATCTGATATTTCATCATCAGGTGTCATTTGTTTGTCCCCTAAAACACTGCAAATATACAAGCATGTCATAATTAAAAGCCCCATAAAACGAGTAAATGAATGCCTCCCAATTAAAGAAGTAACATCACATGTAGTCAATATCAAATTCTACCAATTGTAGTCCACATGATCAGGAGAATCTAAATAAGTCTCACAATATTAGTATGTACGTGGTAAAAATAGATGCAGGTATGGACAAAAAATCGGGGTTTGTAAATGGTAAACCTTATATATTGACCTATGAGTTAACATATTGATCAGTCCTTTTGATCATATGATCAGAACcaccaaaatattttttctcttctaacaGAGAAGGGTTTTGTCCAGAGCTCAGGCACGGGTGCATGGTATCACAAAAAGATATAATACTAAATATCCCACCATTTTAGCACCTCTGGCTTTTTCCGTATCAATACTTCCTTCTTATCTCTAGTTTCCATTCACACATGCacatagggagagagagagagagagagagagagtgctctTCATGAGAATATCTCCGATACCAGAGAAGAAGTTAAGAGATTTTCCAAACCACCATCACCATGCGTAGCCAAACACAACTACTCTATCATTCCAACCACTGCCACTAACGCAGCTGTGATCGGAAACCGGTTGAACAAATTCAATACAAACATCAGAAGCTATTAGAAGGTAAAAATCGGGGGTTCTTGCTTTTCTGTACAACCAAGTCTGAGAGCCATTGATGTGATCGAAGCCGATAAGTTTCATCGGGTGCCACGAGGTAATGGTTATGACCTGAAATGAATTGGTCAACAATCAAGCCCCCTTCAATTGATTTTACCCGTAGACGAGCAGGACAACCAATTCTACTATCAGCTCGACGGTtgacttcttttccttcttgccTTTTATCATTGCAGTCCTTAAAACCTTCCCTACTACAAACATACATGCGAGACAAGACATCCCTCTCTTCATTAAttccttgtttcctttttcttgaccTTTCCAACTTAGATTTTCGAACGCTAAACCCCATCTTCCGAGCATAATTGTTGTAAAATTCATACGCATCATTTTCATTAGTAAAATACTTCCCAATGCATTGTTCCTCTGTGTACTCTACGGGGTTGTCAAAGTGCTTTGTTGAATCATCAACAAGAAAACTTTCACCCCCATCAAcatgctcacttggttcatACACAAAAACACCATCGTCTATGGCTTCATTGGTCCCCCCATTTTTATCATCAACTACCACACCACTGCTATTTAATTCATTTTCAATATCTTCTAC
It encodes the following:
- the LOC122085710 gene encoding protein FAR1-RELATED SEQUENCE 5-like, with protein sequence MGLLIMTCLYICSVLGDKQMAPDDEISDTIIDGLIVENIIPYRELEDVYAREGPTDLEEAIRLDVEDIENELNSSGVVVDDKNGGTNEAIDDGVFVYEPSEHVDGGESFLVDDSTKHFDNPVEYTEEQCIGKYFTNENDAYEFYNNYARKMGFSVRKSKLERSRKRKQGINEERDVLSRMYVCSREGFKDCNDKRQEGKEVNRRADSRIGCPARLRVKSIEGGLIVDQFISGHNHYLVAPDETYRLRSHQWLSDLVVQKSKNPRFLPSNSF
- the LOC122086816 gene encoding protein FAR1-RELATED SEQUENCE 5-like; amino-acid sequence: MGLLIMTCLYICSVLGDKQMTPDDEISDTIVDGLIVENIIPYRELEDVYAREGPTDLEEAIRLDVEDIENELNSSGVVVDDKNGGTNEAIEDGVFAYEPSEHVDGGESFLVDDSTKHFDNPVEYTEEQCIGKYFTNENDAYEFYNNYARKMGFSVRKSKVERSRKRKEGMNEERDVLSRMYVCSREGFKDCNDKRQEGKEVNRRADSRIGCPARLRVKSIEGGLIVDQFISGHNHNLVAPDETYRLRSHQWLSDLVVQIATTLDDCGIGPATIYEVVKTMSGGASKVGLPELAFKNFMKRKNQKFLGVDLQRFLEYLHHTKLCDPEFFCKIAKTEDGTVRGIFWVDGQARAAYRVFGDVLVFDTTYKKNRYHFPFGPFVGVNHHGQTTLFGCGLIADETIESFIWLFSTWLKAMDNRPPVAIITDQCPSLLRAIPHVFPNAKHRYCSWHVQKHFMEHLSNLYGTSPSFKKDFGRCIYGSQTEDEFETSWQELLIAYNLVEHEWLKKMYEQRVHWVPLYLKGTFFAGMSSTQRSEGMNYYFRGYFKQSIPLHKFARQYEKAVQRRREREASSDFSSINKKPPLLVGNPLEIHASKVYTRKIFEIFKKQWSAALILTATEEVHGQKKKYLVGPFDIPDEHKCEVWDDIDAGVVTCSCKLFEFMGLLCKHILRVFHKTDRKEIPSQYILKRWTMDARIDLTNKIDRLSDEGSVSVTAAWAFQDALRNLIATVSGSQAACESATTALRIVNQRILRELGASNLQTPIVDPQPSSNVTHDPHCNIHIPLDVITRGRPNLGRAKHPMEMTTGRKNRCSNCGQLGHNKATCKVVVAPENDLDTTYNEERF